A single Candidatus Dormiibacterota bacterium DNA region contains:
- a CDS encoding pilin, whose amino-acid sequence MKNTTSKVLRKTAEAGVYFSTFIPAAALGQDAACDPNSLTIGEGADCAKGTSNTTTLFGEGGTFQQIANILIFLIGAIAVIMLILGGLQYVISNGDPKKVESAKNTILYAIIGIVVAILAFAIVGFVTGQLAPAA is encoded by the coding sequence ATGAAAAACACTACCTCTAAAGTATTAAGAAAAACCGCCGAAGCCGGCGTTTACTTCAGCACCTTTATTCCTGCTGCCGCACTAGGACAGGATGCAGCCTGTGACCCGAATAGCCTGACCATTGGTGAAGGCGCAGATTGTGCTAAAGGCACCAGTAACACCACCACCCTATTCGGTGAGGGCGGTACATTCCAGCAAATTGCTAACATTCTCATCTTCCTGATCGGCGCCATAGCCGTCATTATGTTGATCTTGGGTGGCTTGCAGTATGTAATCTCTAATGGTGACCCTAAAAAAGTTGAATCGGCTAAGAACACCATTCTATATGCCATCATCGGTATTGTAGTTGCCATTCTGGCCTTTGCTATTGTCGGCTTTGTGACCGGCCAGCTAGCCCCTGCTGCTTAG
- a CDS encoding pilin encodes MKPFFQKPFLAAGLLFSISAAAYFAAPNLLAGNYKASTYIAQCKNQVGTNAEGTCDNVVAEIEAAAKKYQCNSQKTGDVDGCLMQYVGAGVQNITEGQPNQPQTLRDRTDQYIDRVIKKDVNEIAGKVDNVNTPNLTFKRVAVVIVDLLVLVTAVLSAFFLVLGGIRYASSSGNPKNIEGAKNTITYAIIGLILAILAKAIVDFVVANLPK; translated from the coding sequence TTGAAGCCTTTTTTCCAAAAACCGTTTTTGGCCGCAGGGTTGCTCTTCTCAATTTCAGCTGCTGCCTATTTTGCGGCACCGAACTTGCTGGCCGGCAACTACAAAGCCTCCACTTACATAGCCCAGTGTAAAAATCAGGTGGGAACTAATGCCGAAGGCACTTGCGATAATGTGGTGGCCGAAATTGAGGCAGCTGCAAAAAAATACCAGTGCAACTCACAGAAAACCGGCGATGTTGATGGCTGCTTAATGCAGTATGTGGGTGCAGGGGTGCAGAACATTACGGAAGGCCAGCCGAACCAGCCTCAAACCCTTAGAGACAGAACCGATCAATATATTGATCGGGTTATTAAAAAAGACGTTAATGAGATTGCCGGCAAGGTAGATAATGTTAATACCCCCAACCTGACATTTAAAAGAGTTGCTGTGGTCATAGTCGACTTGCTGGTCTTGGTGACGGCTGTGCTTTCGGCCTTCTTCCTTGTGCTAGGAGGCATCCGTTACGCCAGCTCTAGTGGCAACCCTAAGAACATCGAAGGCGCCAAGAATACCATTACCTATGCCATTATTGGCCTGATACTAGCCATCTTGGCTAAAGCGATTGTAGACTTTGTGGTGGCCAATCTACCCAAGTAG
- a CDS encoding pilin, whose translation MKKLTYTLALVACFSLSSPALAAGPLETIKNGACEATQDANKVSFLAGCNKGNQSLDKPSQNAAGDAQTSYLATLLDLFIFAASIVAIAFIVIGGIKYITSTGDPTRIANAKNTILYAIIGLIVAIIARAIIGFVIQRL comes from the coding sequence ATGAAAAAGCTTACGTATACCCTGGCTCTTGTTGCCTGCTTTTCGCTTAGCTCCCCGGCTTTGGCCGCGGGGCCACTAGAGACAATTAAAAACGGTGCCTGTGAAGCCACTCAAGATGCAAATAAGGTTTCATTTTTAGCGGGCTGCAATAAGGGTAATCAGAGCTTAGACAAGCCAAGCCAAAATGCTGCCGGTGATGCCCAGACTAGCTACTTGGCCACCCTGCTAGACCTCTTCATATTCGCGGCTTCAATCGTAGCTATTGCCTTTATTGTCATCGGCGGCATTAAGTACATTACCTCCACCGGCGACCCAACTAGAATCGCCAATGCCAAAAACACGATTTTATATGCTATTATCGGGTTAATCGTAGCCATTATCGCGCGGGCGATTATAGGATTCGTAATACAGAGGCTTTAA
- a CDS encoding Hsp20/alpha crystallin family protein: MAKKSQNSEENVLQDEFLSEADDSQDWLQEEEEEEVEGQLAVDVYQTKENVVIKAPIAGVDPKNLEVAIAEDVVTIRGERVEESVVDREHYYVQECYWGAFSRSIILPASVNADKAEASLKNGVLTISIPKVVQDKVKKIRVVAS; encoded by the coding sequence ATGGCAAAAAAGAGCCAAAACAGCGAAGAAAATGTGCTTCAGGATGAGTTCCTGAGCGAAGCAGATGACAGCCAAGATTGGCTGCAAGAGGAAGAAGAGGAAGAGGTAGAGGGTCAGCTGGCCGTTGACGTTTATCAGACCAAAGAAAACGTCGTAATTAAGGCCCCGATTGCCGGGGTGGATCCTAAGAACTTAGAAGTCGCTATTGCCGAAGACGTAGTTACTATTCGCGGCGAAAGAGTAGAAGAGAGTGTAGTAGACCGCGAGCACTATTACGTGCAGGAGTGCTACTGGGGGGCATTTAGCCGCTCAATCATTCTGCCAGCCAGTGTTAATGCTGATAAGGCAGAAGCCTCGCTTAAGAACGGTGTGCTGACGATTTCTATTCCGAAAGTCGTCCAGGACAAAGTTAAGAAGATTAGAGTCGTAGCCAGCTAA